The Helicobacter fennelliae nucleotide sequence ATGATCTTGTGAGTGGTGGAAGTGATAATCACTTGATTTTGATGAGCTTTTTGGATAAAGAGTTTAGCGGAAAAGACGCAGATATGGCTTTAGGAAATGCCGGAATAACCGTGAATAAAAACACTGTTCCGGGTGAGAAAAGAAGCCCATTTGTTACAAGCGGGATTCGGATTGGCTCGCCTGCACTTACATCAAGAGGTATGAAAGAGAAAGAATTTGAGTGGATAGCTGGAAAAATCGCTGATATTTTGGATAATATTAACGATACCAAACTACAACATACAATCAAAGAAGAGATTAAAGAGCTCAACAAAAATTTTGTGGTGTATAAAAAGCCTATTTTTTAGAGAGTAATTTAAGAGGCAAAAAGGGGCAAATATGACTGAAATGGATATGAAACTCATCAAAATGTATACATCTTTTTATTATAAAAAGGTTGATGGGCTTGGTCAGAAAATTCAGTATATGGGAAGGCTACTTTTTGATAGATACGAGAGAGTCGATAGTATGCTTACAAGCCAAATCATCAGAGATCATTTAGCAAGAAAAATAGTTGTCGCGCACAGCTTGATTTTGCCAAATAACAAAATAGAAAATATTGTGTTTGATTATAATGGCAGAAATCCTGATAGATTCTACCAAAAAGCACAACTCATGCTACGCAATGAAGGGTTTATTAACTTTACTGCATATAATTCTAAAACTTCTGGTCATCTTCATCTGTATATCCACAAAGGACATACAGATTTGGGCGAGGGGCAGAGATTGGCACAATTACTTTCTTTGAAATTAGGACAAAAGATTCCGCTTGAATGGAGAATGTTTCCAAACAACAATCTACCTAAGGATTTTAATATTTTAGCGTTGCCTTATGAAGTGTTTGCAAAAGAACGTGGAGCTTCGTGGGCAAGACATATGTAACCACCAATAAGGAGTGTAAGTCATGGAAGATCGAAAAGAATTAAATGAGATTTTGTTAGGTGAGAGAAAAAAATCCTCAAGTGGCAAAAAAGCCGTATTTGTAGTGCTTGTAGCCGTCATTGTTATCGTTGTCATCGCATTTGTGATGTGGAAGGTATTAAGCCCAAAAGAAGAGTTACCTACAACCCCTAATGTTGGCATTGATTCTACAACAATGAAGCCTTTAGATTCATCAAATGGAGACAATATCTTTGGCAATGGCTTTGTGGATTTTGATTCGCTTAATACTGATACAAATCCTGCCAATACAAGCAATCATACACAATCAGAGCCAAATGACACAAAGCCATTTGATATGAATTTTGGTTCTGAAAATGACACAAAAGAATCAAACCTAGAATCCGCTCTGCCATCAAATATAGAATCTAGCACGCATCAAGCAAGCAAGAAAGAAACAGACATTGATGCAGCGATGAAAAATATCCCCGCTTTGATAGAAGAAGCCCCAAAACCAAAGCAAACTACTAGTCCTGCCAAGCCAACTACAAATCCTAAGCCACAAAAAGACTCACAAAGCATTCAAGCCCCTAAACAAACCCAAACCCCGCAGACACAAAAGCCAAAAGAGCCTATCGCAACGCCCACAAAGCCCTCACACACAAGCACTACTCAGACATCAAATACAAATAACACAAACGCGAGTGCAAATAATGGCTTAGCACCGACAAAAGGATTTTATTGGCAGATTGGTTCATTTGAAAAAGATCCAAATAATGAATTTTTGACACTCATCAAAAAATACCCTTACAGAATCCAGCACACCAAAAAAGACAATACGCCAACGACACGATACTTACTTGGACCATACAAAACCAAAAACGAAGCTCCAAATAAACAAGAAATAGCAGATTTGTTTAAAGAAAATCCAACGCCTGTTGAGATTCCATAATACAACGCCCGCAATGTTTATTGTGGGCAAAATGCAAGACCCCTTCATCTAGCGGTCAAGGATACTGCCCTTTCTAGGCAGTTACGGAAGTTCAAATCTTTCAGGGGTCGCCAAAAGTGGAATTAAAATTGCTTCTCTTTAGAATCAAAGTTAAGGAGGCATTATGGTTTCATTTGCAGTAGAATCTAAAATCTATCCACTTGTTTATAAAGCATTAGACTATCGCTCTTTCCGACAAGATCTCATCGC carries:
- a CDS encoding DUF1882 domain-containing protein yields the protein MTEMDMKLIKMYTSFYYKKVDGLGQKIQYMGRLLFDRYERVDSMLTSQIIRDHLARKIVVAHSLILPNNKIENIVFDYNGRNPDRFYQKAQLMLRNEGFINFTAYNSKTSGHLHLYIHKGHTDLGEGQRLAQLLSLKLGQKIPLEWRMFPNNNLPKDFNILALPYEVFAKERGASWARHM
- a CDS encoding SPOR domain-containing protein, translated to MEDRKELNEILLGERKKSSSGKKAVFVVLVAVIVIVVIAFVMWKVLSPKEELPTTPNVGIDSTTMKPLDSSNGDNIFGNGFVDFDSLNTDTNPANTSNHTQSEPNDTKPFDMNFGSENDTKESNLESALPSNIESSTHQASKKETDIDAAMKNIPALIEEAPKPKQTTSPAKPTTNPKPQKDSQSIQAPKQTQTPQTQKPKEPIATPTKPSHTSTTQTSNTNNTNASANNGLAPTKGFYWQIGSFEKDPNNEFLTLIKKYPYRIQHTKKDNTPTTRYLLGPYKTKNEAPNKQEIADLFKENPTPVEIP